The following are encoded together in the Haloarcula laminariae genome:
- a CDS encoding DUF7718 family protein, protein MDLITVAEKDYIKSAGLSHLRLRFHLVTSDGEVSEFLIQLEYNHQLVDTGPDSWCAIARFDHNPQAPDGHDVTEEGLHLDLLNPDGSKYDVRRGFGPVLLGDCPTFCENYLLSRAEKLLINYEKRNDISDGLFRS, encoded by the coding sequence ATGGATTTGATAACAGTGGCTGAAAAGGACTATATCAAGTCGGCTGGCCTGTCACACCTCCGACTGCGTTTTCATCTTGTCACATCAGATGGAGAAGTTTCAGAGTTTTTGATACAGCTTGAATACAATCACCAACTGGTTGACACAGGCCCAGACAGTTGGTGTGCCATTGCGAGATTTGATCATAACCCACAGGCGCCAGATGGTCATGACGTGACGGAAGAGGGGTTGCATCTAGATTTACTCAATCCAGATGGCTCGAAATACGACGTGCGGCGTGGGTTCGGACCAGTCCTACTCGGAGATTGTCCGACCTTCTGTGAAAACTATCTTTTGAGCCGAGCAGAGAAGCTTCTAATCAACTACGAGAAGCGGAATGATATTTCGGACGGTCTTTTCCGGTCGTAA